In one window of Ptiloglossa arizonensis isolate GNS036 chromosome 5, iyPtiAriz1_principal, whole genome shotgun sequence DNA:
- the LOC143146616 gene encoding uncharacterized protein LOC143146616 isoform X2, protein MLTEDKKKFWSNEDLRSFPLPSDRIAEDQIVARLTHLNVGITASNQQQVVGELMWPNEDTKTRLKSHLTILYPYE, encoded by the exons ATGTTGACGGAAGACAAAAAGAAATTCTGGAGCAACGAAGATCTCCGCTCGTTTCCTCTTCCGTCTGACCGTATTGCAGAAGACCAAATTGTGGCACGCTTAACCCATTTGAACGTCGGGATAAC AGCAAGTAACCAGCAACAAGTAGTAGGAGAATTAATGTGG ccCAATGAAGACACAAAAACGAGGTTGAAATCTCATCTAACTATACTGTATCcgtacgaataa